The segment ACCGGCCTGAACGCCGAGAGCATCGACTGGTTCGTGCCGCACCAGGCCAACAAGCGAATCATCGACGCGTCCGCCCACAAGCTTCATATCGCACCGCAGAAGGTGGTGCTGACGGTGGACCGTCACGGCAACACGTCGGCCGCCTCGATTCCGCTGGCACTGTCGGTGGCGCGCAAGGACGGCCGCATCAAGCGCGGCGATATGGTGCTGTTGGAAGCGATGGGCGGCGGCTTCACCTGGGGCTCCGCGCTCGTGCGCTGGTAAGCCACAGTCGATAAAATTTTGCCGGAATCAGTCGCGATTATCGATGCTTCTGCATTGATGAGCGCTGTTGACCGCCGTATCGTAACCTCCTAATTTCAGACAACAATTGTTCGCCGTGATGTGGGGCAGGGCGATGACCGATCAAAGTAAAACCGTAACGCGTGTTGATCTCTGCGAGGCCGTCTACCAGAAGGTGGGTCTGTCGCGCACGGAGTCGTCCGCCTTCGTGGAACTCGTGCTGAAGGAGATCACCGACTGCCTCGAGCGGGGCGAGACGGTGAAGCTGTCCTCGTTCGGCTCCTTCATGGTGCGCAAGAAGGGTCAGCGTATCGGTCGTAATCCGAAGACCGGCACCGAAGTGCCGATCTCGCCGCGCCGGGTGATGGTTTTCAAGCCGTCGGCGATCCTGAAGCAGCGGATCAACGCCCAGC is part of the Bradyrhizobium commune genome and harbors:
- a CDS encoding integration host factor subunit alpha; its protein translation is MTDQSKTVTRVDLCEAVYQKVGLSRTESSAFVELVLKEITDCLERGETVKLSSFGSFMVRKKGQRIGRNPKTGTEVPISPRRVMVFKPSAILKQRINAQHRTNGDASKAQPEA